The Sphingomonas sanxanigenens DSM 19645 = NX02 genome includes a region encoding these proteins:
- a CDS encoding outer membrane protein, which produces MRIKYLASVAALGLVSVAMPAAAQEAATDGFSGVYVGGSFGATLQPNDGGSRIDFDTDLDGDFGDTVNTASGANAFSPGFCGGRALGSTRDAGCRSDKDGIEYYGHVGFDRQMGSFVVGVVGEFGKSEAVDSVSAFSTTPARYTMTREFKYNAGARLRAGYTPNGSTLFYGTGGGAWARIKNSFSTSNGANAFAGSGNSDAWGWSAGGGVEQKLGSHFSVGLQYLYTSLKDDDYVVRAGPGTAPLTNPFRLVNADGTDFQRGDDKFNTHSVRATASFRF; this is translated from the coding sequence ATGCGTATCAAATATCTGGCGTCGGTTGCGGCGCTTGGCCTGGTGTCGGTGGCGATGCCGGCTGCGGCGCAGGAAGCGGCCACGGACGGCTTTTCCGGCGTTTATGTCGGCGGATCGTTCGGTGCGACGCTGCAGCCCAATGATGGCGGCTCGCGCATCGATTTCGACACCGATCTGGACGGCGATTTCGGCGACACGGTCAACACCGCGTCAGGTGCCAACGCATTCTCACCGGGTTTCTGCGGTGGCCGCGCGCTGGGCTCGACCCGGGATGCAGGCTGCAGAAGCGATAAGGACGGCATCGAATATTACGGCCATGTCGGCTTCGACCGGCAGATGGGCTCCTTCGTCGTCGGCGTCGTCGGTGAATTCGGCAAGAGCGAGGCGGTGGACAGCGTCTCCGCGTTCAGCACGACGCCAGCCCGTTACACGATGACCCGCGAGTTCAAATATAATGCCGGCGCCCGCCTGCGTGCCGGTTATACGCCGAACGGCAGCACGCTCTTCTACGGCACGGGCGGCGGTGCCTGGGCCCGGATCAAGAACAGCTTCTCGACCAGCAACGGCGCCAATGCCTTTGCCGGCAGCGGCAATTCGGATGCCTGGGGCTGGAGCGCGGGCGGCGGTGTCGAGCAGAAGCTGGGCAGCCACTTCTCGGTGGGCCTGCAATATCTCTACACGAGCCTGAAGGACGATGATTATGTCGTCCGGGCGGGTCCCGGCACCGCGCCGCTGACCAACCCGTTCCGCCTCGTCAATGCGGACGGCACCGACTTCCAGCGGGGCGACGACAAGTTCAACACGCACAGCGTGCGCGCAACCGCTTCGTTCCGGTTCTGA
- a CDS encoding GcrA family cell cycle regulator, with protein MAWTDERINQLKTMWEQGMTASQIAEELGGVSRNAVIGKAHRLGLQSRPSPVKANDSEAKAEERRAAAPPPPRAAEPVPAPVPVPVPAAAPRPAPATTAAAAEPQSPPAEAAPRPAEPAMRSVGPGGFLRQGPGDQQAPIPPAPPRRLVPAKPSADIAGKTSLLELNDRICKWPLGHPGEPDFHFCGVQVNPGFPYCVEHCGQAYQAQLPRRDRRPPPPLPFGGPRVR; from the coding sequence ATGGCCTGGACGGACGAGCGCATCAACCAGCTCAAGACGATGTGGGAACAGGGGATGACCGCGAGCCAGATCGCCGAGGAACTCGGCGGTGTGAGCCGCAACGCCGTGATCGGCAAGGCGCACCGGCTTGGCCTGCAGTCGCGCCCGTCACCGGTGAAGGCGAACGATAGCGAGGCGAAGGCCGAGGAGCGTCGCGCCGCGGCGCCGCCGCCGCCGCGTGCCGCCGAACCCGTGCCTGCCCCGGTGCCGGTGCCGGTGCCGGCAGCGGCCCCTCGCCCTGCCCCGGCGACCACCGCTGCCGCCGCCGAACCGCAGTCACCCCCGGCCGAAGCCGCGCCCCGCCCTGCCGAACCGGCGATGCGCTCGGTCGGCCCCGGCGGCTTCCTGCGTCAGGGCCCCGGCGACCAGCAGGCACCGATCCCGCCCGCGCCGCCCCGCCGCCTCGTGCCGGCGAAGCCCAGCGCCGACATCGCCGGCAAGACCAGCCTGCTCGAACTGAACGACCGCATCTGCAAGTGGCCGCTGGGCCATCCGGGCGAGCCGGACTTCCACTTCTGCGGCGTGCAGGTGAACCCCGGCTTTCCCTATTGCGTCGAGCATTGCGGGCAGGCCTATCAGGCGCAACTGCCCCGGCGCGACCGCCGCCCGCCGCCGCCGCTGCCCTTCGGCGGCCCGCGCGTTCGCTGA
- the parE gene encoding DNA topoisomerase IV subunit B codes for MSDDDLFAAPIPTSGAYDASSIEVLEGLEPVRRRPGMYIGGTDERAFHHLAAEVLDNAMDEAVAGHASRIEVLLEPGNRLTIVDNGRGIPIDPHPKFPGKSALEVIMTTLHSGGKFAGKAYATSGGLHGVGVSVVNALSSETVVEVARNKELFRQSFSRGAVMTPLQKLGGTPNRRGTSVTFVPDTEIFGEMHFKPGRLHKLVRSKAYLFAGVEIRWKCAPELIGDDTPPEAVFQFPGGLSDHLRAQLEQRECATTEFFAGRHPFPDEQGRVEWAVAWPLWSEGSYSWYCNTIPTPDGGTHETGLRAALVKGIRAFGELVGQKKARDIAPEDVMTGSELMLSVFIRDPQFQSQTKDRLTSPEAARLVENAVRDHFDHFLNENMERGRALLGFVLDRMDERLRRRAEREVKRKTATAGRKLRLPGKLTDCSADDPAGTELFIVEGDSAGGSAKQARDRKTQAILPIRGKILNVASANTTKILANQEIADLIQAIGCGTRDKCVPDNLRYERIVIMTDADVDGAHIATLLMTFFFQEMPELVRRGHLHLAQPPLYRLVAGGKSAYARDEAHRAELERTEFKGKKVEVSRFKGLGEMNPQQLRETTMDVRTRSMLRITLPQEYEERAGVRDLVDRLMGRNPEHRFTFIQENAARLDEEAIDA; via the coding sequence ATGTCTGACGACGATCTGTTCGCGGCCCCCATCCCCACGTCCGGCGCCTACGACGCCTCGTCGATCGAGGTGCTGGAGGGACTTGAGCCGGTGCGCCGCCGCCCCGGCATGTATATCGGCGGCACCGACGAGCGCGCCTTCCACCATCTCGCCGCCGAAGTGCTCGACAATGCGATGGACGAGGCCGTCGCCGGCCACGCCAGCCGCATCGAGGTGCTGCTCGAACCCGGCAACCGGCTGACCATCGTCGACAATGGCCGCGGCATCCCGATCGACCCGCACCCGAAATTCCCGGGCAAGTCGGCGCTCGAAGTCATCATGACCACGCTCCATTCGGGCGGCAAGTTCGCGGGCAAGGCCTATGCGACCTCGGGCGGCCTCCACGGCGTGGGCGTCAGCGTGGTCAACGCGCTGTCGAGCGAGACGGTGGTCGAGGTCGCGCGCAACAAGGAACTTTTCCGCCAGAGCTTCTCGCGCGGTGCGGTGATGACCCCGCTGCAGAAGCTGGGCGGCACCCCCAACCGCCGCGGCACCAGCGTGACCTTCGTCCCCGACACGGAGATCTTCGGGGAGATGCATTTCAAGCCGGGGCGCCTGCACAAGCTCGTGCGATCCAAGGCCTATCTGTTCGCGGGCGTCGAGATCCGCTGGAAATGCGCGCCCGAACTGATCGGCGACGACACGCCGCCCGAGGCAGTGTTCCAGTTCCCCGGCGGGCTTTCGGATCATCTGCGCGCGCAGCTCGAGCAGCGCGAGTGCGCGACCACCGAATTCTTCGCCGGTCGCCATCCGTTTCCGGACGAGCAGGGCCGCGTCGAATGGGCGGTGGCCTGGCCGCTGTGGTCGGAGGGCAGCTATAGCTGGTATTGCAACACCATCCCCACCCCCGATGGCGGAACGCACGAGACCGGGCTGCGCGCGGCGCTGGTGAAAGGCATTCGCGCGTTCGGTGAGCTGGTCGGCCAGAAAAAGGCCAGGGACATCGCCCCCGAAGACGTGATGACCGGTAGCGAACTGATGCTGAGCGTGTTCATCCGCGATCCGCAGTTCCAGAGCCAGACCAAGGACCGGCTGACCAGCCCGGAGGCGGCGCGGCTCGTGGAGAACGCCGTCCGCGACCATTTCGACCATTTCCTCAATGAGAACATGGAGCGCGGCCGCGCGCTGCTGGGCTTCGTCCTCGATCGCATGGACGAACGGCTGCGCCGCAGGGCGGAGCGCGAGGTCAAGCGCAAGACCGCGACCGCGGGCCGCAAGCTGCGCCTGCCCGGCAAGCTGACCGACTGCTCGGCGGACGATCCGGCGGGCACCGAATTGTTCATCGTCGAGGGCGACAGCGCCGGTGGCTCCGCCAAGCAGGCACGTGACCGCAAGACGCAGGCGATCCTGCCGATTCGCGGCAAGATCCTCAACGTCGCCTCGGCGAACACCACCAAGATCCTCGCCAACCAGGAAATCGCCGACCTGATCCAAGCGATCGGCTGCGGCACGCGCGACAAATGCGTGCCCGACAATCTGCGCTACGAGCGGATCGTCATCATGACCGACGCCGATGTGGACGGCGCGCATATCGCGACATTGCTGATGACCTTCTTCTTCCAGGAAATGCCCGAGCTCGTCCGCCGCGGGCATCTCCACCTCGCGCAGCCGCCGCTGTACAGGTTGGTCGCAGGCGGCAAGAGCGCCTATGCGCGCGACGAAGCGCACCGCGCCGAGTTGGAACGCACCGAATTCAAGGGCAAGAAGGTCGAGGTCAGCCGCTTCAAGGGCCTCGGCGAGATGAACCCGCAACAGCTTCGCGAAACGACGATGGATGTGCGTACGCGCTCCATGCTGCGCATCACCCTGCCGCAGGAATATGAGGAGCGCGCCGGCGTGCGCGACCTTGTCGACCGGCTGATGGGCCGGAACCCGGAGCATCGTTTCACGTTCATCCAGGAAAATGCGGCACGGCTCGACGAGGAAGCGATCGACGCATGA
- the ald gene encoding alanine dehydrogenase, with amino-acid sequence MIVGTVREIKNHEYRVGLTPESVTELVAHGHDVLAETGVGDGIGSGDDAYRAAGATIVATAAEIFARAEMIVKVKEPQPAERAMLREGQILYTYLHLAPDPEQTRDLIASKAVCIAYETVTDASGGLPLLKPMSQVAGRLSIQAGATALEKAHGGRGVLLGGVPGVLPAKVAIIGGGVVGFNAAQMAAGMGADVTILDRSPEVLERLGIYFEARAKTRFSNRANLAAAVAEADLVIGGVLIPGAAAPKLVTADMLKTMKKGAVLVDVAIDQGGCFETSRATTHAEPTYIIDGIVHYCVANMPGAVARTSTYALNNVTLPHALRIADLGWKAALARDPHLLAGLNVCNGHVTYEAVARDLDLPYVPAADMIR; translated from the coding sequence ATGATCGTCGGCACCGTACGGGAAATCAAGAATCACGAATATCGCGTCGGCCTGACGCCCGAGAGCGTCACCGAACTGGTCGCACATGGCCACGACGTTCTGGCCGAAACCGGCGTGGGTGACGGCATCGGCTCGGGTGACGACGCCTATCGCGCCGCCGGCGCGACGATCGTCGCGACCGCCGCCGAGATCTTCGCGCGCGCCGAGATGATCGTGAAGGTGAAGGAACCGCAGCCCGCCGAACGCGCGATGCTGCGCGAGGGCCAGATCCTCTATACCTATCTCCACCTCGCGCCCGACCCCGAGCAGACCCGCGACCTGATCGCCTCCAAGGCGGTGTGCATCGCCTATGAGACCGTGACCGACGCCTCGGGCGGCCTCCCGCTCCTCAAGCCGATGAGCCAGGTCGCCGGCCGCCTCTCGATCCAGGCCGGCGCGACCGCGCTGGAGAAGGCCCATGGCGGCCGCGGCGTGCTGCTGGGCGGCGTGCCGGGCGTGCTGCCCGCGAAGGTCGCGATCATCGGCGGCGGCGTGGTCGGCTTCAACGCCGCACAGATGGCCGCCGGCATGGGCGCAGACGTGACCATCCTCGATCGTTCGCCCGAGGTACTGGAGCGGCTGGGCATTTATTTCGAGGCGCGTGCCAAGACGCGCTTCTCCAACCGCGCCAACCTCGCCGCGGCGGTGGCCGAAGCGGATCTGGTAATCGGCGGCGTGCTGATTCCGGGCGCCGCCGCCCCCAAGCTCGTCACCGCCGACATGCTCAAGACGATGAAGAAGGGCGCGGTGCTCGTCGACGTCGCGATCGACCAGGGCGGCTGCTTCGAAACCAGCCGCGCGACCACGCATGCCGAGCCGACCTACATCATCGACGGCATCGTCCATTATTGCGTCGCCAACATGCCCGGCGCCGTCGCGCGTACCAGCACCTATGCGCTCAACAACGTGACCCTGCCGCATGCGCTGCGCATCGCCGATCTCGGCTGGAAGGCTGCGCTGGCGCGCGACCCGCACCTGCTGGCGGGCCTCAACGTCTGCAACGGCCATGTCACCTATGAGGCGGTCGCGCGCGATCTCGACCTGCCCTATGTGCCTGCCGCCGACATGATCCGCTGA
- a CDS encoding DUF167 family protein codes for MLPATPHAEGLRIAVRVTPRASRDAIEGVAADAAGRPELRVRITAAPVDGSANTAVIALLAKALDVPRRDTSLLSGTTARSKQLLVKGDPAVLSARLATLVGA; via the coding sequence ATGCTGCCCGCGACGCCGCACGCGGAGGGCCTGCGCATCGCCGTGCGGGTGACGCCGCGCGCATCGCGCGACGCGATCGAGGGCGTGGCAGCGGATGCGGCGGGCCGCCCCGAACTGCGCGTCCGCATCACCGCCGCCCCGGTCGACGGCAGCGCCAACACCGCCGTGATCGCCCTGCTCGCCAAGGCGCTCGACGTGCCACGCCGCGATACAAGCCTGCTGTCGGGCACGACCGCGCGATCGAAGCAATTGCTGGTGAAGGGCGACCCTGCCGTGCTTTCCGCCCGTCTCGCGACGCTGGTCGGCGCCTGA
- a CDS encoding Lrp/AsnC family transcriptional regulator, with product MDKADRILLEALQADSRRPIVELAEYAGLSSSACHRHIRMLESEGYIEGYGARLDPERLGLGLHALVEISLTRQSREAMDAFEEAVGRFDDILSCDLTSGAADYVIRVAAPDLAAFDDIHRNCLAQLPGVSAMRTSFVIRQIKPWRGYPVPER from the coding sequence ATGGACAAGGCCGATCGGATCCTGCTTGAGGCGTTGCAGGCCGACTCACGGCGACCCATCGTCGAACTGGCCGAATATGCCGGATTGTCGAGTTCGGCGTGCCATCGTCACATCCGGATGCTGGAAAGCGAAGGCTATATCGAGGGGTATGGCGCGCGGCTCGATCCGGAGCGGCTGGGCCTCGGCCTCCACGCGCTGGTCGAAATCTCGCTGACCCGCCAGAGCCGCGAGGCGATGGACGCGTTCGAGGAGGCCGTCGGCCGGTTCGACGATATCCTGTCCTGCGATCTCACCTCGGGCGCGGCCGACTATGTGATCCGCGTCGCCGCACCGGACCTAGCCGCGTTCGACGACATCCACCGCAACTGCCTCGCCCAGCTACCCGGCGTGTCGGCGATGCGGACCAGCTTCGTCATCCGCCAGATCAAGCCATGGCGCGGCTATCCGGTGCCGGAGCGCTGA
- a CDS encoding ABC transporter permease yields the protein MNGQPESGVRNPPGVPTIRNVNWAGMRALYIKEVRRFFKVQLQTIWAPALTTLLFLVIFTVALGRGGTTVMGVPFADFVAPGLIIMGMMQAAFANASFSLLAGKIQGTIVDYLMPPLSTAELLAALVGASTTRAVLVGLTVWVAMLLWPGVHIVPSHPLSVLWFGLLGAVFLSTLGVLTSVWAEKFDHAAAVSNFVVGPLSLLSGTFYSVDRLSPAFQMVSHANPFFYIISGFRYGFLQRADSPIVAGAVLILLINLVLLGITYAVIARGWKIKN from the coding sequence ATGAACGGCCAGCCCGAATCCGGAGTCCGCAACCCACCTGGCGTCCCGACCATCAGGAACGTCAACTGGGCAGGGATGCGTGCGCTCTATATCAAGGAGGTGCGGCGTTTCTTCAAGGTGCAGCTCCAGACGATCTGGGCGCCCGCGCTGACGACGCTGCTTTTTCTCGTCATCTTCACCGTCGCGCTCGGCCGTGGCGGCACGACGGTGATGGGCGTGCCCTTCGCCGATTTCGTCGCCCCAGGCCTGATCATCATGGGGATGATGCAGGCCGCCTTCGCCAATGCCAGCTTCTCGCTGCTCGCCGGCAAGATCCAGGGCACCATCGTCGATTATCTGATGCCGCCGCTGTCCACCGCCGAACTGCTCGCGGCACTGGTCGGTGCCTCCACCACGCGCGCGGTGCTGGTCGGCCTCACCGTGTGGGTCGCGATGCTGCTGTGGCCGGGCGTCCACATTGTGCCCTCGCACCCGTTGAGCGTGCTGTGGTTCGGGCTGCTCGGCGCGGTGTTCCTGTCGACGCTCGGCGTGCTGACCTCGGTCTGGGCGGAAAAGTTCGACCATGCCGCCGCCGTCAGCAATTTCGTCGTCGGGCCGCTCTCGCTGCTGTCGGGCACCTTCTATTCGGTCGACCGGCTGAGCCCGGCCTTCCAGATGGTCAGCCACGCCAACCCGTTCTTCTACATCATCTCGGGCTTCCGCTACGGCTTCCTCCAGCGCGCGGATTCGCCGATCGTCGCGGGTGCGGTGCTGATCCTGCTGATCAACCTCGTCTTGCTCGGCATTACCTATGCGGTGATCGCGCGCGGCTGGAAGATCAAGAACTGA
- a CDS encoding FGGY family carbohydrate kinase, translated as MADRVLVIDEGTTSTRAMLFDASGNVLASAQAELTQGYPGPGLVEHDAAEIWDKVLETCRAVIAQAGDADGIAAIGITNQRETVVFWDRETGEPLAPAIVWQDRRTADICRRLKEDGEEPGVRALSGLLLDPYFSGSKIGWALEHWPQLREAGTRLAIGTVESYLVHRLTGGLHISDATNASRTALMAIGSGGWDDGLCDLFRVPRRLLPEIVDSAGRFGETLPELFGRAIPICGLAGDQQAASIGQRCLTPGDTKATYGTGAFVLTHTGTTLPRSRHRLLGTVAWQLGGARSYALEGSVFVAGSLVKWLRDSLKLIESAAETEGLARSVTDNGGCYLVPALSGLGAPHWEPGAQGVIAGLGFATSRAHVVRAALESMAHQTYDLKAAFAADGFDWTTLRIDGGMAANDWIAQDLADMLDVPVERPAFIETTAVGAAMLAGLGCGLFGKLDEAATMRGAVDEFQPAANATLRDTRLAGWRKAVTAAIG; from the coding sequence ATGGCCGACCGCGTCCTCGTCATCGACGAAGGCACCACCTCGACCCGTGCGATGCTGTTCGACGCATCGGGCAACGTTCTGGCGAGCGCACAGGCGGAACTGACGCAGGGCTATCCCGGCCCCGGCCTCGTCGAGCATGACGCCGCCGAAATCTGGGACAAGGTGCTGGAAACCTGCCGCGCGGTGATCGCCCAAGCGGGCGACGCGGATGGCATCGCCGCGATCGGCATCACCAACCAGCGCGAAACGGTGGTGTTCTGGGATCGCGAGACCGGCGAGCCGCTTGCGCCGGCGATCGTCTGGCAGGATCGCCGCACCGCCGATATCTGCCGCCGCCTGAAGGAGGATGGCGAGGAACCGGGGGTGCGGGCGCTGAGCGGGCTGCTGCTGGATCCCTATTTCTCCGGCAGCAAGATCGGCTGGGCGCTGGAGCATTGGCCGCAACTGCGCGAGGCAGGCACCCGGCTCGCGATCGGCACCGTCGAGTCCTATCTCGTCCACCGGCTGACCGGCGGGCTCCACATCAGCGACGCCACCAACGCTTCGCGCACCGCGCTGATGGCGATCGGCAGCGGCGGCTGGGACGACGGACTGTGCGACCTCTTCCGCGTGCCGCGCCGGCTGCTGCCCGAGATCGTCGATTCCGCCGGCCGCTTCGGCGAGACGCTGCCCGAATTGTTCGGCCGCGCGATCCCGATCTGCGGGCTTGCGGGCGACCAGCAGGCCGCCTCGATCGGCCAGCGCTGCCTGACGCCCGGCGACACCAAGGCGACCTATGGCACCGGCGCCTTCGTTTTGACCCACACCGGCACGACGTTGCCGCGCTCGCGCCACCGTCTGCTCGGCACCGTCGCCTGGCAGCTTGGCGGCGCGCGCAGCTATGCGCTGGAAGGGTCGGTGTTCGTCGCCGGCAGCCTCGTCAAATGGCTGCGCGACAGCCTGAAGCTGATCGAAAGCGCCGCCGAGACCGAGGGGCTGGCGCGATCCGTCACCGACAATGGCGGCTGTTACCTCGTGCCCGCGCTGTCGGGGCTGGGCGCGCCCCATTGGGAACCGGGCGCGCAGGGCGTGATCGCCGGGCTCGGCTTCGCGACCAGCCGCGCGCATGTCGTGCGCGCCGCGCTGGAGTCGATGGCGCACCAGACCTACGACCTCAAGGCTGCCTTCGCCGCCGATGGCTTCGACTGGACGACCTTGCGGATCGACGGCGGCATGGCCGCCAACGACTGGATCGCGCAGGATCTGGCCGACATGCTCGACGTGCCGGTCGAGCGGCCCGCCTTCATCGAGACCACCGCGGTGGGCGCGGCGATGCTCGCCGGGCTCGGCTGCGGGCTGTTCGGCAAGCTCGACGAGGCAGCGACGATGCGCGGGGCCGTCGACGAATTCCAACCCGCGGCGAACGCGACGCTGCGCGACACCCGCCTCGCCGGCTGGCGCAAGGCCGTCACCGCCGCGATCGGGTGA
- a CDS encoding metal-dependent hydrolase family protein, giving the protein MKKRFTTAALALGALLSTTAPALAKDVVIHAGTLIDGISTTPRTQVSIVIKDDKIVGIEKGFVTPAGAEVVDLAGSVVLPGLIDMHDHVSGGGSRRDKLRGTPEQQAFQATWNVRQILNGGFTTVRDVGGNMEVMAGLKNAINAGLIPGPRLWISGPAISPTGGHSDPSNGIDPRWERTDDWKMTVVDGPVEAMKAVRELHKRGADHIKIHSSGGVASVGDDPNLQLLRDDELKAIVDTAHSLNMKVASHAHGKAGIEAAVRAGVDSIEHGTYSDAATYKLMKERGTYMVPTLFAGKEIYDVAVTTPDKLPPTVADKAIAVTPTMVHNAVGAWKAGVKVALGTDQLGWRPHGENAKELEYMVAAGIPPMDAILAGTRNAADLLGRSNEVGSVQPGRYADIIAVTGDPTRDITILQKVQFVMKGGKVYKQDGKPLAFN; this is encoded by the coding sequence ATGAAGAAGCGTTTCACGACGGCGGCACTCGCGCTCGGCGCGCTGCTGTCCACCACTGCGCCGGCGCTCGCCAAGGACGTCGTCATCCATGCCGGCACCCTGATCGACGGCATCTCCACCACGCCGCGCACGCAGGTGTCGATCGTCATCAAGGACGACAAGATCGTCGGCATCGAGAAGGGTTTCGTCACGCCCGCGGGCGCCGAAGTGGTCGATCTGGCGGGCAGCGTCGTGCTGCCGGGCCTGATCGACATGCACGACCATGTCAGCGGCGGCGGCTCGCGGCGCGACAAGCTGCGCGGCACGCCCGAGCAGCAGGCGTTCCAGGCGACCTGGAACGTCCGCCAGATCCTCAACGGCGGCTTCACCACCGTGCGCGACGTCGGCGGCAATATGGAGGTGATGGCGGGCCTCAAGAACGCGATCAACGCCGGCCTCATCCCGGGGCCGCGGCTGTGGATCTCGGGCCCGGCGATCAGCCCCACCGGCGGCCATTCCGATCCCAGCAATGGTATCGATCCGCGCTGGGAGCGCACCGACGACTGGAAGATGACCGTCGTCGACGGACCGGTCGAGGCGATGAAGGCCGTGCGTGAACTGCACAAGCGCGGCGCCGATCACATCAAGATCCACTCCAGCGGCGGCGTCGCCAGCGTCGGCGACGACCCCAACCTGCAGCTCCTGCGCGACGATGAGCTCAAGGCGATCGTCGATACCGCGCATTCGCTCAACATGAAGGTCGCCAGCCACGCGCACGGCAAGGCCGGGATCGAGGCGGCGGTGCGCGCGGGCGTCGATTCGATCGAGCATGGCACCTATTCGGATGCCGCGACCTACAAGCTGATGAAGGAACGCGGCACCTACATGGTTCCGACTCTGTTCGCCGGCAAGGAGATCTACGACGTCGCGGTGACCACGCCGGACAAGCTGCCGCCGACGGTTGCGGACAAGGCGATCGCGGTCACGCCGACGATGGTCCACAACGCGGTCGGCGCCTGGAAGGCCGGCGTGAAGGTGGCGCTCGGCACCGACCAGCTCGGCTGGCGCCCGCACGGCGAGAACGCCAAGGAGCTCGAATATATGGTCGCCGCCGGCATCCCGCCGATGGACGCCATCCTCGCCGGCACACGCAACGCCGCCGATCTGCTGGGCCGTTCCAACGAGGTCGGTTCGGTCCAGCCCGGCCGCTATGCCGATATCATCGCGGTGACCGGCGATCCCACCAGGGACATCACGATCCTGCAGAAGGTGCAGTTCGTGATGAAGGGCGGCAAGGTCTACAAGCAGGACGGCAAGCCGCTCGCCTTCAACTGA
- a CDS encoding Lrp/AsnC family transcriptional regulator, translating to MERLRPATMEQGAELDTYDGKILQMLAADGRISWRDLADGIGLSLTPTLRRVRRLERDGYIEGYAAILDEKRMAGSLSIFVMLTLERQSDEMLGEFEREINDFPEVISCFMTTGSTDYLLRVVVRDLDHYQHVLRRLTAIRSIAHVNSIVSLKSIVRRRGFHV from the coding sequence ATGGAACGGCTCCGTCCCGCCACGATGGAACAAGGCGCCGAGCTCGATACCTATGACGGAAAGATCCTGCAGATGCTGGCGGCGGACGGCCGGATCAGCTGGCGCGACCTGGCGGACGGCATCGGCCTTTCCCTGACGCCGACGCTGAGACGCGTGCGCCGGCTGGAGCGCGACGGCTATATCGAGGGCTATGCCGCGATCCTCGACGAAAAGCGGATGGCGGGGTCGCTCAGCATCTTCGTGATGCTGACGCTGGAGCGCCAGTCCGACGAGATGCTGGGTGAGTTCGAGCGCGAGATCAACGACTTCCCCGAAGTCATCAGCTGCTTCATGACCACCGGCAGCACCGATTACCTGCTGCGCGTGGTGGTGCGCGATCTCGACCATTATCAGCATGTGCTGCGCCGGCTGACCGCCATCCGCAGCATCGCGCACGTCAATTCGATCGTGTCGCTGAAATCGATCGTGCGGCGGCGGGGGTTTCACGTTTGA
- a CDS encoding acyltransferase family protein: MTGTSVARNADAIRTETAIKVARVICILGIVYVHSWTGLTLDQSKALSHGTQSVYRAVLVELLGRSSVPLLSVISGYLVVGSAMKRSYGRFVGGKARAIVAPMVAWNAIAILTIPTIGTLAGMQVPVPRDAQWFADELFALTRANDINVQMPFLRDLFLCMLAAPLLVRARGWMLGIAAALVLAWILTEWRTILFLRPPILLFFLIGIGVRRAKIGPKLAQISPLLVLPAFLLLGGVKLWTVLEGPIVLGTLPLSMAAVDLVLRFAGALAFWQAAWRLADSRFSPIFWRLEPYMFLLFCSHLVVLWLGGPLIGQFTGALGAPLYPAYLTLQPALVLVFTLFLAIILRRLPASIGDILSGGRLPRGADETRQPALAVSR; this comes from the coding sequence ATGACCGGCACGTCCGTGGCGCGCAACGCGGATGCGATCCGCACCGAAACCGCGATCAAGGTTGCGCGGGTTATCTGCATCCTCGGCATCGTCTATGTGCATAGCTGGACGGGGCTGACGCTCGATCAATCCAAGGCGCTGAGCCACGGCACCCAGTCGGTTTATCGCGCGGTTCTGGTCGAATTGCTCGGCCGGTCGTCGGTGCCGCTGCTCAGCGTGATTTCAGGCTATCTCGTCGTCGGCTCCGCGATGAAGCGCAGCTATGGCCGCTTCGTCGGCGGCAAGGCGCGCGCGATCGTGGCGCCGATGGTCGCATGGAATGCGATCGCGATTCTCACGATCCCCACCATCGGTACGCTCGCCGGCATGCAGGTGCCGGTGCCGCGCGACGCGCAATGGTTCGCGGACGAACTGTTCGCGCTCACCCGCGCCAACGACATCAATGTGCAGATGCCGTTCCTGCGCGATCTGTTCCTGTGCATGCTGGCCGCCCCCCTGCTCGTCCGCGCGCGCGGCTGGATGCTCGGGATCGCGGCAGCGCTTGTGCTCGCATGGATCCTCACCGAATGGCGCACAATCCTCTTCCTGCGGCCGCCGATCCTGTTGTTCTTCCTGATCGGCATCGGCGTGCGCCGCGCCAAGATCGGCCCGAAGCTCGCGCAGATCTCGCCGTTGCTGGTCCTGCCCGCCTTCCTGTTGCTGGGCGGCGTGAAGCTGTGGACGGTGCTGGAAGGGCCGATCGTACTCGGCACGCTGCCCCTGTCGATGGCAGCCGTCGATCTGGTGCTGCGCTTCGCCGGCGCGCTCGCCTTCTGGCAGGCGGCATGGCGCCTCGCGGACTCGCGCTTCTCGCCGATCTTCTGGCGGCTGGAACCCTATATGTTCCTGCTGTTCTGCTCGCACCTCGTGGTGCTGTGGCTGGGCGGCCCGCTGATCGGGCAGTTCACCGGCGCTCTGGGTGCGCCGCTCTACCCGGCGTATCTCACGCTCCAGCCTGCGCTTGTGCTGGTCTTCACGCTGTTCCTCGCGATCATCCTGCGGCGCCTGCCTGCCTCCATCGGCGACATCCTCTCCGGCGGCCGTCTGCCGCGCGGAGCGGACGAGACCCGGCAGCCCGCGCTCGCGGTCAGCCGCTGA